cgGTATATTCTacatataaaagtgcctaagaaggttcaagtttcagatctgtaacttcaaagacaaaaaagttaggaGAACTTTTCTaaattgtcaaaatctcattttttggtaataactcaaaaacgaagaatcgtaggagtctacggttttcaccattctttgtttctctgaaatagggctaggaaatgtgtcatctgttttttactagctcttatagttctcgagatcccctcagtagacgaccaaattttgcccagcctgtacataatATTATCAGGACAAGTGGAAATATATCTACGACACGTTGGGATTAGTTGGATGTAGTTTTTTATACAGCACACTTTCCTATTTTTCGGTAAAAATCAATTATAATATGTCTATACAAGGAAATGATCGATCAGACCATTATATTTGGAATTTacatgaaatatttcgaaatatctcaCTTGCCATAATTAATCTGTGTACCTTTTTGACATGGGCaacttttttcaacaaatttaatAGTTATGTTAGTTTAAACTAGagatcatatcttgaaaactgTTCAAGATAAATGTATGAtcatttttatggaaacatttaaggcctaagatgaatagtttttgaaattatttcggGGCCTTAAATgaatagtttttgaaattcattttagaTCTAAAATGTTTCCATAAGAATGATCTCTAGTAAGACAAACATACCCATTAAATTTGTTAGAAAAAGTTGCCTATGTCAAAAAGGCACACAGACGAATTAAGACAAGCCGGGTATTTCGTAATCAGAATTTCATGTAGATTCAGAATGATATAAAATTACATATTGGTATTtgattaaaattattaattatttgcATGGTGGTATAGAATTTCACAACTTCTGGAGCACCCTAtaaagtcaaaaataattttagtcTCGCTGATTTTGGTGTAACAACAAAAACTGACACTTTCTTCTatactgaaattattcatttgcAGAAACCAGGGCCAAAATGAAAAACTGGACAGACAACAAACCGACTTGAATTAAGTCTTACCTTGAGCCAGGTATTGAATTGAGATCAAGCTTCATCTTCTTATTTGCTGGACCCGCTAGAGCATCATTTATTATCTTCCTCTTGTTATCTGTTGGAGTTGCCGACCTTGAACTATTCTCACTGCAAAATGAAGACATTGTttgaaaattataattaattCTTCAAGAACCAAATACCTGTTGACATCCTCTTTTTTGGCTTTCTTATCTccaggttttttttttgactcgTCCTCGGAACTGCTGTCTGAACTGAAGTCGCTCAGGCtctctgcaaaaaaaaaacaattactccCAAAACTGTATTCATATCTGggcttattcaattttttacacaATCTATGCATGAAGTGATGATAGTAATCCAATTTTTCAGTtcacttataatttttttattccttataaataaataaatgaataaatacaaaaaataacTTCTATTTCTGCAATTTCTCACCTTCTTTTTTGCCTTCCTTCTTGACCTCCTTCTtagaatttttctttttcttcttcttatccTTATCTCCCTTATCTTCTGATTGATTGTCACCATCTTTCTCCTTGTCTTCTTCTTCATTGCTCATTTCTTTGTCTGATTTATCGGAATCTTCATCTTCCTCATCGGAATTCAATAGCTTCTTGAGACCTTTTTCCTCAGCAACGCTATCTAGATTCGTGTTTTCTGGTTCACTATCAGTGCTGTCGCTTATATAGTCTAGTTCTCTGCCTTCTCCATCTCCATCATCAGAATCCTCGAAAGCTTCTTTGTCAGtgtctcttttcttttttttcgggGCAtctatagaaaaaataatatatcaaGTTCTTTATTGATAAAAGGAAACCTTCAACttacttttttttccttttactTTTTTCTTATTATCCTTTTTATCTTCACCTTCTTCTTCTTTCACTTCATCATTATCAGAAGAATCATCATCTGAACTGTTCATCCATTCATCCATTTCAGATATTTTCAGTTCTTTGGACTTACTTGGCTTCTTACCCTTCTCTTCCTCATCCATTTCAGTTTCTTCATCACCCTTCAGCCTCTTTCTCAACATCAAAGAGAAAAAGTTCATATGCTTATTCCTCTTGCTGTATTCTTGTTCGGCTTCTTCAGCAGTCAGCGATTTATACCTTTGGATAGGCTGAAATTTGTACCATTCTTGTAATGGAAATGCTTCAATGGCACCATCTTCAGCATGTGTGAAGACGTAGTAGGCTGTGTTCTCAGATACACCGCCTTCTCTGATACCCTTGAATTTTTTGACTGTACTACCATAAGTTTTAAGAATCCAGGGTTGATCGTCTACTTTATACTTTTTAGCAAtaattcctaatttttttctCCTTGCTTCCTCTTTAGCCTCCCTTCCGAACTCAGAACCAGCACCAAATCTTTCaatttgagaaaatcataaGTAAATGCCAACATTTCTGTTTTTAGGAGGTTACCTCTACCCTCCATAAGCCAAACATATTTAAATCCTATTTTGCAACTTACTTAGGCTGTTCTTCCTCGATTCCTTTATATTCTCTCATGTTATTTTCTCTCTCCATTTTCACTTGTGTCCATTTTCCTATGTCGACATCCAGATTTCCATTGAATCTCATTACGTGATAACGTTTCTTTGAATTCTTGGGAACTCTGATAGAGTACTCCCTTACACTTGGTTGCTGAAAAGTATCAAAGTATGGTATGCAGTTTGACATTTCTCATTATTTGATAAACTTACTGCTTGAGAAGACATCAGGAAAAATATATATGCACAAACTGTAACTTATTTAAATGTGTTCGAAATCGATTTCAAGAATACTCAGTTCAGGACAACTTTCACAGATAACATAGCATGACAACTTTCTAAACACAACAGCTGTTGTCTCTAACCTAACCTTTTCAACTGACAGTTTATGACAAATGAGCTACCTACTACTACTAAACTATGATCTACGCTATTCTTTTCTTTTCTTATTCtttttcttgaatatttacAGATACTTaaatttttcacagatatttaaAACGACTCATTCACATGCAatcaacaaaaataaacaaaattttgttttatttgatccatttGAAAATGTAAACATGTTATGCTCTACTCAGAGGTTGTCTCTGGCTCTACTAGTGTAGAGCATTTGTGCTAAGTATGGTTTTCGGGGAAAAACTATTGTACCTAGTCTAAATGTCAGATTGCTAATTATAATTAAATGCTTTTATAATGATTTAATGATtgttttgtgatattttttatCATAAATAGTAGTGGAAGCCCCTGAAATAACTCGTTTTACGTCATTCATCAAATGCTAACTAGTTAACCTCGGGTAATACAGGTAATTCGTCcatattcttattttaaattaaaattacaaattacaaaaatgaatatattgaaaccCAAAATTCAAGATTTCAGATCAATTGAATACATATGAAAATATGGTTAGTCCAACGACGAAAGAAGCAGAAACTCCCAGAAGCTATGTATCAGATGAAAAGGCATTGAAGAGGTTTGTGAGACAAATGATACGAAATCATCATTTTGTTGGTTCCTACTTAGAAAAAAGGTATGTGTCTCATTTGAGATGCTataagaaaataattaaaattccGAACACTGAAGAAATATTCATAGAAAACTTATTAATTATCAAACGCagacttgaaaatttttatcaaaGTACTAAATGGGTAGGAATTACAACTTCACATACCCCTGGAGCTCCAGAGGGATTTAATATATGGGTAGATATTGATGAGGAAGTACTTGGTAGATAT
The window above is part of the Coccinella septempunctata chromosome 8, icCocSept1.1, whole genome shotgun sequence genome. Proteins encoded here:
- the LOC123318429 gene encoding general transcription factor IIF subunit 1 — translated: MSSQAQPSVREYSIRVPKNSKKRYHVMRFNGNLDVDIGKWTQVKMERENNMREYKGIEEEQPKFGAGSEFGREAKEEARRKKLGIIAKKYKVDDQPWILKTYGSTVKKFKGIREGGVSENTAYYVFTHAEDGAIEAFPLQEWYKFQPIQRYKSLTAEEAEQEYSKRNKHMNFFSLMLRKRLKGDEETEMDEEEKGKKPSKSKELKISEMDEWMNSSDDDSSDNDEVKEEEGEDKKDNKKKVKGKKNAPKKKKRDTDKEAFEDSDDGDGEGRELDYISDSTDSEPENTNLDSVAEEKGLKKLLNSDEEDEDSDKSDKEMSNEEEDKEKDGDNQSEDKGDKDKKKKKKNSKKEVKKEGKKEESLSDFSSDSSSEDESKKKPGDKKAKKEDVNSENSSRSATPTDNKRKIINDALAGPANKKMKLDLNSIPGSSESGITEEAVRKYLMRKPMTTTELLQKFKSKKTGLSSEQLVNIMTQILKRINPVKQMLKGKMYLSIKPN